The Vitis vinifera cultivar Pinot Noir 40024 chromosome 12, ASM3070453v1 genome has a segment encoding these proteins:
- the LOC109123502 gene encoding probable disease resistance protein At5g63020, with the protein MKYLMQQLKLKKKGIVYMENDWGTFEELQGMKYLILLDEVCHIIDPDKIIMGIQNNQNDFKVIIASRYHRVCYDMGLHELSLVEGLSPDDAWNMFQATVGHLLSFPSIESIAKEVVKECDGSRLLIDKVARTFRKKGR; encoded by the coding sequence ATGAAGTATTTGATGCAACAGCTAAAACTGAAAAAGAAAGGCATTGTTTACATGGAAAATGATTGGGGAACATTTGAAGAGTTGCAGGGAATGAAGTatttgattcttcttgatgaagtCTGTCACATCATTGATccagataaaataataatgggaATCCAAAATAACCAGAATGACTTCAAGGTGATCATAGCAAGCAGATACCATCGTGTTTGTTATGACATGGGACTTCATGAGCTAAGCCTTGTGGAAGGATTGTCACCTGATGATGCTTGGAACATGTTCCAGGCAACAGTGGGCCATCTCCTTTCTTTCCCCTCAATTGAATCAATCGCTAAGGAGGTGGTTAAAGAGTGTGATGGTTCGCGGCTGCTGATAGACAAAGTAGCAAGAACCTTCAGAAAGAAGGGAAGATAA